In the genome of Natronorubrum sediminis, one region contains:
- a CDS encoding asparagine synthase C-terminal domain-containing protein — protein sequence MSDCASDTETFRGATRETVRAALSSDDALPGTTGFAGELDGIVVRDVLGREPLYVESASARTNSMPTAEPSAETSTKWAFEPTALENPTLLPAGSTLALDDPDATPEQYFDLPEPTPESNHSRALTRLETAIETAADAVDTDDRDIAVAFSGGVDSALVAAVLDAPLYVVGFPDSHDVEAARSAARAMGRELTVVELEPTDLERAVPEVARATGRTNAMDVQIALPLYLVGERVAADGFDALAVGQGADELFGGYEKVVRLDHRVEANTVRGAVREGIETLPAQLPRDVHAIEATGLDPVAPLLHDTVVDAALRLPDELLADETERKRALRRVSRSHLPADVVDREKKAVQYGSLVARELDRLARQAGYKRRMDDHVGTYIRSLLENEPDPPSA from the coding sequence ATGAGCGACTGCGCAAGCGACACCGAGACGTTCCGTGGTGCCACCAGAGAGACGGTTCGGGCGGCACTCTCGAGCGATGACGCCCTCCCCGGAACGACCGGCTTCGCCGGTGAACTCGACGGGATAGTCGTTCGAGACGTGCTTGGACGCGAGCCGTTGTACGTCGAGTCTGCATCCGCCCGTACAAACTCGATGCCCACGGCAGAGCCCTCAGCAGAGACCTCGACAAAATGGGCGTTCGAACCCACAGCACTCGAAAATCCGACGCTTCTTCCGGCGGGATCGACGCTCGCACTCGACGACCCGGACGCGACTCCAGAGCAGTACTTCGACCTCCCTGAGCCGACACCCGAATCGAATCACTCGAGAGCACTCACACGACTCGAGACGGCGATCGAAACCGCGGCTGACGCCGTCGACACCGACGACAGAGACATCGCCGTCGCGTTTTCCGGTGGTGTCGATTCGGCGCTCGTCGCCGCCGTGCTCGATGCGCCGCTGTACGTCGTCGGCTTTCCCGACAGTCACGACGTCGAGGCCGCCCGAAGCGCTGCACGAGCGATGGGGCGGGAGCTCACCGTCGTCGAACTCGAGCCTACAGACCTCGAGCGCGCCGTCCCCGAGGTCGCTCGAGCGACGGGACGGACGAACGCGATGGACGTTCAGATCGCCCTGCCGTTGTACCTCGTTGGCGAGCGTGTCGCCGCCGACGGCTTCGACGCCCTCGCAGTCGGCCAGGGTGCCGACGAACTGTTCGGCGGCTACGAGAAAGTCGTCCGTCTCGATCACCGCGTCGAGGCGAACACGGTTCGGGGTGCCGTCCGCGAGGGAATCGAGACGTTGCCGGCACAGCTTCCACGAGACGTTCACGCCATCGAAGCGACCGGACTCGACCCCGTCGCCCCCCTGTTACACGACACCGTGGTCGACGCCGCCCTTCGGCTTCCGGACGAACTACTCGCGGACGAAACCGAACGGAAACGGGCCCTCCGTCGCGTCTCCAGATCGCACCTCCCCGCAGACGTCGTCGACCGTGAGAAAAAGGCCGTCCAATACGGCAGTCTCGTCGCTCGAGAACTCGACCGACTCGCCAGACAAGCCGGCTACAAACGCCGCATGGATGACCACGTCGGGACGTACATTCGGTCGCTGCTCGAGAACGAACCCGATCCGCCGAGTGCATAG
- a CDS encoding amphi-Trp domain-containing protein produces MAEKTNTTEDVSRERAADLVQELARELRRDGTANVRVGNKTLSLTPAPELEYKIEVEERSPMLGGPREEVTVTLEWEVDEEPSTE; encoded by the coding sequence ATGGCAGAGAAAACCAACACGACGGAGGATGTCTCACGGGAACGAGCGGCCGACCTCGTTCAGGAACTCGCTCGAGAACTCCGACGTGATGGCACGGCCAACGTTCGCGTCGGAAACAAGACGCTGTCGCTCACACCGGCACCGGAACTCGAGTACAAGATCGAAGTCGAAGAGCGCTCGCCGATGCTCGGTGGACCGCGTGAAGAAGTAACGGTCACGCTCGAGTGGGAAGTCGACGAAGAACCATCAACCGAGTAG
- a CDS encoding PHP domain-containing protein, whose translation MLSVELHAHSSLSYDGRDSVELILEQAEAVGLDAIAVTDHDEIDASLDAAERAPEYGLVGIPAMEISSKAGHILGFGLEEAVPPGLSYETTLEAIWEQDGLAVIPHPFQESRHGVIARVTRDQLAKGDAIEVYNSRLLTGRANRQAERFANTRDMPMTAGSDAHISEMVGQAITRVDADERSADAILEAIREGKTTVEGKRTPWHISFRQAAGGVTRRVRNSVLGLFQ comes from the coding sequence GTGCTGTCGGTTGAACTCCACGCTCACTCGTCGCTGTCGTACGACGGCCGAGACTCGGTCGAACTGATCTTAGAACAGGCCGAAGCCGTGGGTCTCGACGCGATCGCAGTGACCGACCACGACGAAATCGACGCTAGCCTCGACGCGGCCGAACGGGCCCCCGAGTACGGCCTGGTCGGCATTCCCGCCATGGAAATCTCGAGCAAAGCGGGCCACATCCTCGGCTTCGGGCTCGAGGAAGCCGTCCCTCCCGGCCTCTCCTACGAAACCACGCTCGAGGCCATCTGGGAACAGGATGGACTCGCCGTTATTCCCCACCCATTCCAGGAGTCTCGCCACGGTGTGATCGCTCGCGTCACGCGCGATCAACTCGCCAAGGGCGATGCGATCGAGGTCTACAACTCTCGATTGCTCACCGGCCGAGCGAATCGGCAGGCCGAACGCTTCGCGAACACGCGAGACATGCCGATGACAGCGGGCAGTGACGCCCACATCAGCGAAATGGTCGGCCAGGCCATCACCCGCGTCGACGCCGATGAACGCTCCGCCGACGCGATACTCGAGGCGATCCGTGAGGGTAAAACGACCGTCGAAGGCAAACGAACGCCGTGGCATATCAGCTTTCGACAGGCCGCCGGCGGCGTGACCCGACGCGTTCGAAATTCGGTGTTAGGATTGTTCCAATGA
- the nrfD gene encoding NrfD/PsrC family molybdoenzyme membrane anchor subunit, translating into MSTKTPSEADILRPIDNFSKKFFILFGVCALALGAFLVAWVYQLYVGMSVTGLSDWGTGGGATWGLYIGAFIWWVGIAHGGIILSAAVRLLGMDRYMPVARLAELLTIAGLSAAGFYILVHMGRPDRMVTSVLGHYHITVNNSPLVWDVTVITAYFVLTATYLALTLRYDITRLRDDLPGYLSPVYNVLTLGYTEDEDEVVERMVWWLALAIIIMAPLLLHGGVIPWLFAVLPGMPAWFGAVQGPQFLTIALTSAISGVIIVAYAFRRAYDWNHIMTDDVFRGLLLWLGFFCLLFVWLQLQQNVTGLFAAPVSTEVAQEATIGHWMYIGSMALVFGTLVFIFAQAIRPSLFTKARAIVASVAVLMGTLGEKLIFVVEGFLHPEFEIYANTPGEYFPSVIEWLSLLGTIGMVTLIFLVVSKVVPVVELHAVEHLRGDHGHGHEEADESATEPEVKA; encoded by the coding sequence ATGAGCACGAAGACGCCATCCGAAGCGGACATCCTCCGCCCGATCGACAACTTCTCGAAGAAGTTCTTCATCCTCTTCGGTGTCTGTGCCCTGGCACTCGGTGCGTTTCTCGTCGCCTGGGTCTACCAGCTCTACGTCGGGATGTCGGTTACCGGCCTCTCCGACTGGGGGACCGGCGGCGGTGCGACCTGGGGACTGTACATCGGCGCGTTCATCTGGTGGGTCGGGATCGCTCACGGCGGGATCATCCTCTCCGCTGCGGTCCGACTGCTCGGCATGGATCGATACATGCCGGTCGCCCGCCTCGCCGAATTGCTGACCATCGCCGGCCTCTCCGCGGCTGGCTTCTACATTCTGGTCCACATGGGACGCCCGGACCGCATGGTCACGAGCGTCCTCGGACACTACCACATCACGGTCAACAACTCGCCGCTGGTGTGGGACGTGACCGTCATCACGGCCTACTTCGTGTTGACGGCGACCTACCTCGCACTGACGCTTCGCTACGACATCACGCGGCTGCGTGACGATCTTCCAGGCTATCTCTCGCCGGTCTACAACGTCCTGACCCTCGGCTACACCGAGGACGAAGACGAGGTCGTCGAGCGGATGGTTTGGTGGCTCGCACTCGCGATCATCATCATGGCACCACTGCTGCTCCACGGCGGTGTGATTCCGTGGCTGTTCGCAGTGTTGCCCGGCATGCCAGCCTGGTTCGGTGCCGTCCAGGGACCACAGTTCCTGACGATCGCACTGACCTCGGCGATCAGCGGCGTGATCATCGTCGCGTACGCGTTCCGACGCGCGTACGATTGGAACCACATCATGACCGACGACGTCTTCCGCGGACTGCTCCTCTGGCTGGGCTTCTTCTGCCTGCTGTTCGTCTGGCTCCAGCTCCAACAGAACGTCACCGGTCTCTTCGCCGCACCAGTGAGCACGGAAGTCGCCCAAGAGGCGACGATCGGTCACTGGATGTACATCGGATCGATGGCGCTCGTCTTCGGGACGCTCGTCTTCATCTTCGCACAGGCGATCCGTCCGTCGCTGTTCACGAAGGCTCGAGCGATCGTCGCCTCCGTTGCCGTGCTCATGGGCACGCTCGGTGAGAAGCTAATCTTCGTCGTCGAAGGCTTCCTGCACCCGGAGTTCGAGATCTACGCGAACACGCCCGGAGAGTACTTCCCGAGTGTGATCGAGTGGCTCTCGCTGCTTGGCACGATCGGGATGGTCACGCTGATCTTCCTCGTCGTCTCGAAGGTCGTCCCCGTCGTCGAACTCCACGCCGTCGAACACCTGCGTGGCGATCACGGACACGGCCACGAGGAAGCAGACGAATCCGCAACTGAACCAGAGGTGAAAGCATGA
- a CDS encoding PrkA family serine protein kinase has product MTGDIETLETLSTDYKESMPEDLRETKPFDWYLGECYDDPQITRNAHQRVADMFDYYGTTYDETEGVVEYQLASEDPLGDGENTFYGNVIHHSIHEFVNKVKSGARRLGPERRIKLLLGPVGSGKSHFDKQVRKYFEDYTLREAGRMYTFRWTNLCDVIVDQDPADDVVRSPMNQDPLVLLPLEQRQRVIDDLNERLDAPYTIQNEQALDPESEFYLDKLLAYYDDDLQQVLENHVEIVRLVADENKRQGLETFEPKDKKNQDETELTGDVNYSKIAIYGESDPRAFDYSGAFCNANRGIFSGEELLKLQREFLYDFLHATQEQTIKPKNNPRIDIDQVIVGRTNMPEYKDKKGDEKMEAFNDRTKRIDFPYVLSYEDEASIYEKMLNNADVPDINVEPHTLEMAGLFGVLTRVEEPDTETVDLLSKAKAYNGEIDEGDDIDSKKLREEAEQKAEIGEGMVGVSPRFIGDEIAEAIMDSKHRSRGFLSPLTVFNFFEENLEHHGSIPEENFEQYYRYLETVREEYKERAIEDVRHALAYDIDEIQRQGEKYMDHVMAYIDDDTIEDSLTGREQEPDETFLRSVEEKLDVPEDRKEDFRQEVSNWVSRRAREGEAFNPQDNERLRRALERKLWEDKKHNINFSALVSANEFDDDERSAWIDALIEQGYSEGGAKEVLEFAGAEVAKAEMED; this is encoded by the coding sequence ATGACCGGCGATATCGAGACACTCGAGACGCTCAGCACGGATTACAAGGAATCGATGCCCGAAGACCTGCGGGAAACCAAGCCCTTCGATTGGTACCTCGGGGAGTGTTACGACGATCCACAGATCACTCGGAACGCTCACCAGCGGGTCGCGGACATGTTCGACTACTACGGCACGACGTACGACGAGACCGAAGGTGTCGTCGAGTACCAACTCGCCAGCGAAGATCCACTGGGCGACGGTGAGAACACGTTCTACGGAAACGTCATCCACCACTCGATTCACGAGTTCGTGAACAAGGTCAAATCGGGTGCCCGCCGATTGGGTCCCGAGCGTCGAATCAAGTTGCTGCTCGGCCCCGTCGGCTCCGGGAAGTCACACTTCGACAAGCAAGTCCGCAAGTACTTCGAAGATTACACCCTCCGCGAAGCGGGCCGAATGTACACATTCCGGTGGACGAACCTCTGTGACGTCATCGTCGATCAAGACCCCGCCGACGACGTCGTCCGTTCGCCGATGAATCAGGACCCACTCGTCCTCTTGCCACTCGAGCAACGCCAGCGGGTGATCGACGATCTGAACGAACGACTCGACGCACCCTACACGATCCAGAACGAGCAGGCGCTCGATCCGGAAAGCGAGTTCTACCTGGATAAACTGCTGGCATACTACGACGACGACCTCCAGCAGGTACTCGAGAATCACGTCGAGATCGTCCGTCTCGTCGCCGACGAGAACAAACGACAGGGCCTCGAGACGTTCGAGCCAAAGGACAAGAAGAACCAGGACGAGACGGAACTGACGGGCGACGTCAACTACTCGAAGATCGCCATCTACGGGGAAAGCGACCCGCGCGCGTTCGATTACTCGGGGGCGTTCTGTAACGCGAACCGGGGCATCTTCTCCGGCGAGGAGTTGCTGAAGCTTCAACGGGAGTTCCTCTACGACTTCCTGCACGCGACACAAGAGCAGACGATCAAACCGAAGAACAATCCTCGGATCGACATCGACCAGGTGATCGTCGGGCGAACGAACATGCCCGAGTACAAGGATAAGAAGGGCGACGAGAAGATGGAGGCGTTCAACGACCGCACCAAGCGGATCGACTTCCCCTACGTCCTCAGCTACGAGGACGAAGCCAGTATCTACGAGAAGATGCTGAACAACGCCGACGTCCCGGACATCAACGTCGAACCACACACTCTCGAGATGGCGGGGCTCTTCGGCGTCCTCACGCGAGTCGAAGAGCCAGACACCGAGACGGTCGATCTGCTCTCGAAGGCGAAGGCCTACAACGGGGAAATCGACGAAGGCGACGACATCGACAGCAAGAAGCTCCGCGAGGAAGCCGAACAGAAGGCCGAGATTGGCGAAGGGATGGTCGGCGTCTCGCCCCGGTTCATCGGGGACGAGATCGCCGAGGCGATCATGGACTCCAAACATCGCAGCCGGGGCTTCCTCTCGCCGCTGACGGTGTTCAACTTCTTCGAGGAGAACTTAGAGCACCACGGCTCGATTCCCGAGGAGAACTTCGAGCAGTACTACCGCTACCTCGAGACGGTTCGCGAGGAGTACAAGGAGCGAGCCATCGAGGACGTTCGCCACGCGCTGGCCTACGACATCGACGAGATCCAGCGCCAGGGCGAGAAGTACATGGACCACGTGATGGCCTACATCGACGACGACACCATCGAGGACAGCCTCACGGGCCGCGAGCAAGAACCGGACGAAACCTTCCTCCGTAGCGTCGAGGAGAAACTCGACGTGCCAGAAGACCGGAAGGAAGACTTCCGTCAGGAGGTGTCGAATTGGGTCTCTCGTCGCGCACGCGAAGGAGAGGCATTTAACCCACAGGACAACGAGCGCCTGCGCCGCGCACTCGAGCGCAAACTCTGGGAGGACAAGAAACACAACATCAACTTCTCCGCGCTGGTGAGCGCCAACGAGTTCGACGACGACGAGCGTTCGGCGTGGATCGACGCGCTGATCGAACAGGGCTACTCCGAGGGCGGCGCGAAGGAAGTACTCGAGTTCGCCGGCGCGGAGGTCGCCAAAGCAGAGATGGAAGACTAA
- a CDS encoding 4Fe-4S ferredoxin N-terminal domain-containing protein, which translates to MSTDDESFHPLGQEWETELEGMLDDTEYDSDLGMQMAQDAMRVTKGELSEAEFHEMYHDDVMDEFGVDDRPTEEAYEAAQEEGKGGVARMLSAFDDDGEEGRRDVMKKMGVGAAAVGLGAWGTVDDSEPSLGISQEGDDAGGDGDDVQMGMTIDLEQCDGCLSCMSACAEENNLDQGVNWMYVLEYDEPEGTPDTSNNLLVRPCQHCTDAPCEKVCPTTARHTRDSDGLVLTDYDVCIGCRYCQVACPYGVNYFQWNEPDISTDEIAEDHEDMDSDHMTSEDRWVDSRAPRGTMSKCTMCPTRQDGGMGDEMVGTTACEETCPQDAIHFGNMNDETSDPQIYADNPSRGRTLTDFAPDEADVEEELEELEDALDGEDEDLDAVLDAYDFQGLGAVEDDEEGLALLLALEITAEDELGGGEDYLAQNEEFVAAALEIIADHGLDLESQEVLSELDLADAPEEDDEEDDENGADEDEDEADEEDEDEDEADEEDEDEDEADEEEEDEAEDEFDGPDEGAAQSLIEQYAGTPASSFRLLEDMGTNPNIIYLGNEPGPNAEQSEDPEEQSDYGNVSYQRADGDRVDLVDNRKEILDDETVGDAGVSL; encoded by the coding sequence ATGAGCACGGACGACGAATCTTTCCACCCGCTCGGACAAGAGTGGGAGACTGAGCTCGAAGGAATGCTCGACGATACCGAGTACGACTCCGATCTCGGTATGCAAATGGCCCAGGACGCAATGCGCGTCACCAAGGGCGAACTGTCTGAAGCCGAATTCCACGAAATGTATCACGACGACGTGATGGACGAATTCGGCGTCGACGACCGCCCGACTGAGGAAGCCTACGAGGCTGCTCAGGAAGAAGGGAAGGGCGGAGTAGCCCGAATGCTCTCTGCTTTCGACGACGACGGCGAGGAGGGTCGCCGCGACGTCATGAAGAAGATGGGCGTCGGTGCCGCTGCCGTCGGCCTCGGTGCGTGGGGCACCGTCGACGACAGCGAACCCAGCCTAGGTATCTCCCAGGAAGGCGACGACGCCGGCGGAGATGGCGACGACGTCCAGATGGGAATGACCATCGACCTCGAGCAGTGTGACGGCTGTCTCTCTTGTATGTCTGCCTGTGCCGAGGAGAACAACCTCGATCAGGGTGTCAACTGGATGTACGTCCTCGAGTACGACGAACCAGAGGGCACCCCAGACACGAGCAACAACCTGCTCGTCCGTCCGTGTCAACACTGCACCGACGCACCCTGTGAGAAGGTCTGTCCGACCACGGCACGACACACCCGTGACTCCGACGGCCTCGTGCTGACGGACTACGACGTCTGTATCGGCTGTCGATACTGTCAGGTCGCGTGTCCCTACGGCGTCAACTACTTCCAGTGGAACGAACCCGACATCTCGACGGACGAAATCGCCGAGGACCACGAGGACATGGATTCCGATCACATGACCTCCGAGGATCGGTGGGTCGACAGTCGTGCTCCACGCGGAACGATGAGCAAGTGTACGATGTGCCCAACCCGCCAGGACGGCGGTATGGGCGACGAGATGGTTGGCACCACAGCCTGTGAGGAAACCTGTCCGCAGGACGCCATCCACTTCGGCAATATGAACGACGAGACGAGCGACCCACAAATCTACGCCGACAACCCGAGTCGCGGTCGGACGCTCACGGACTTCGCTCCGGACGAAGCCGACGTCGAGGAGGAACTCGAGGAACTCGAAGACGCCCTCGACGGCGAAGACGAGGACCTCGACGCGGTTCTCGACGCCTACGACTTCCAGGGTCTCGGTGCCGTAGAAGACGACGAGGAAGGCCTCGCACTCTTGCTCGCACTCGAGATCACCGCCGAGGACGAACTCGGTGGCGGCGAGGACTACCTCGCACAGAACGAGGAGTTCGTCGCCGCTGCGCTCGAGATCATTGCCGACCACGGACTGGATCTCGAGAGCCAAGAGGTCCTCTCGGAACTCGACCTCGCAGATGCACCTGAAGAAGACGACGAGGAAGACGACGAAAACGGTGCAGACGAGGACGAAGACGAAGCCGACGAGGAAGACGAGGACGAAGACGAAGCCGACGAGGAAGACGAGGACGAAGACGAAGCCGACGAGGAAGAAGAGGACGAAGCGGAAGACGAGTTCGATGGCCCAGACGAAGGCGCTGCACAGAGCCTCATCGAACAGTACGCTGGCACCCCTGCCTCGAGCTTCCGCTTGCTCGAGGACATGGGGACCAACCCGAACATCATCTACCTGGGTAACGAACCCGGACCGAACGCCGAACAGAGTGAGGATCCCGAGGAGCAATCCGACTATGGGAACGTCTCTTACCAGCGAGCAGACGGCGACCGCGTCGATCTGGTCGACAACCGCAAGGAAATCCTCGACGACGAGACGGTCGGTGACGCTGGGGTGTCCCTATGA
- a CDS encoding Mrp/NBP35 family ATP-binding protein has product MSITEHELQIELEGIEDPDLGGDIVSHGLVNDVQIEDETARIELAMNAPYAPSEMELGNRIREVCDEAGLEADLRAHVGEEHGFDDQVLPRVRNVIAVASGKGGVGKTTVAANIAAGLEKRGAMVGLLDADIHGPNIPKILPPESDPGVTPSEDIVPPRSDGVRVISMGMMMEDEDDPAILRGPMVNKFMLKFLEGVEWGRLDYLIVDLPPGTGDATLNLLQSMPVTGAVVVTTPQEMALEDTRKGIQMFKKHDTPVLGIVENMSSFICPSCDDQHGLFGTDGAQTIVDKYDVPLLGQIPIHPDFGADGSQGALVKDEESQVQETVENLVADVADQIGATNRQTVADNVEGGPTNQLPTETKD; this is encoded by the coding sequence ATGAGTATTACAGAACACGAACTTCAGATCGAACTCGAGGGGATCGAAGACCCGGACCTCGGCGGGGATATCGTCTCGCACGGATTGGTCAACGACGTCCAAATCGAGGACGAAACCGCCCGGATCGAGTTGGCGATGAACGCGCCGTATGCCCCCTCCGAGATGGAACTCGGCAATCGAATTCGAGAGGTGTGTGACGAGGCCGGACTCGAGGCCGACCTGCGTGCACACGTCGGCGAGGAACACGGGTTCGACGATCAAGTGCTGCCACGAGTTCGGAACGTTATCGCCGTCGCCTCGGGGAAGGGTGGCGTCGGCAAGACGACGGTCGCCGCGAACATCGCTGCCGGACTCGAGAAACGGGGGGCGATGGTCGGGTTGCTCGACGCGGACATTCACGGCCCGAACATTCCGAAGATTCTGCCGCCCGAGAGCGATCCCGGCGTGACGCCGAGTGAGGACATCGTCCCGCCACGATCGGACGGCGTCCGAGTCATCAGTATGGGGATGATGATGGAAGACGAAGACGATCCGGCGATCCTCCGCGGGCCGATGGTCAACAAGTTCATGCTGAAGTTCCTGGAGGGCGTCGAGTGGGGCCGTCTCGATTATCTTATCGTCGACTTGCCGCCGGGAACGGGCGACGCGACGTTGAATCTCCTTCAGTCGATGCCGGTGACGGGTGCAGTCGTCGTGACGACGCCACAGGAGATGGCCCTCGAGGACACCCGGAAAGGGATTCAGATGTTCAAGAAACACGACACGCCCGTGTTGGGCATCGTCGAGAATATGAGTTCGTTCATCTGCCCGTCGTGTGACGACCAGCACGGACTCTTCGGTACCGACGGCGCACAGACGATCGTCGACAAGTACGACGTGCCGTTGCTCGGCCAGATTCCGATCCACCCGGACTTCGGTGCCGATGGAAGCCAGGGTGCGCTCGTGAAAGACGAGGAGAGTCAGGTTCAGGAGACGGTCGAAAACCTCGTTGCCGACGTCGCAGATCAAATCGGCGCGACGAATCGCCAGACGGTTGCCGACAACGTCGAAGGGGGGCCGACGAATCAGCTCCCGACCGAAACGAAAGACTGA
- a CDS encoding UPF0179 family protein — protein sequence MSTVTLLGTRLAEPGTEFVYHGEADGCAGCPYRSQCLNLQPETKYRVTAIRENAQTLECAMHDGGVRAVEVEPASVRATIPSKGAFAGSKASLSGPCPYVECPSHEFCEPDGLEFDEEYRIKEIHGDAPHDVCHLDRSLELVELETDE from the coding sequence ATGTCGACCGTTACCCTCCTCGGAACCCGCCTCGCCGAGCCGGGAACCGAATTCGTCTATCACGGCGAAGCCGATGGCTGTGCGGGCTGTCCGTACCGAAGCCAGTGTTTGAACCTCCAGCCGGAGACGAAGTACCGCGTCACGGCCATCCGAGAGAACGCACAGACTCTGGAGTGTGCGATGCACGACGGGGGTGTTCGCGCCGTCGAAGTCGAACCCGCGTCGGTCCGCGCAACCATCCCATCCAAGGGGGCATTCGCCGGCAGCAAGGCGAGTCTCTCCGGACCGTGTCCGTACGTCGAGTGTCCCTCCCACGAGTTCTGTGAACCCGATGGCCTCGAGTTCGACGAGGAGTACCGGATCAAAGAAATTCACGGCGACGCACCACACGACGTCTGCCATCTCGACCGATCGCTCGAGTTGGTCGAACTCGAGACGGACGAGTAA
- a CDS encoding DUF5820 family protein, whose amino-acid sequence MTNSPSAEDSETPLTSLPSEWNVWNRGDDGRLVLAYRPDVFNGDDFPPACLPTLYLTHGARTRRPGTNPANHADDDWYVTLYLEPDVSATTERFANRNDALEYTLALATEFDDGDVDYRELYQVPRETYFERLDELVGEQ is encoded by the coding sequence ATGACGAACTCGCCATCGGCGGAGGATTCGGAGACGCCACTCACGTCGCTCCCTTCCGAGTGGAACGTCTGGAATCGCGGGGACGACGGCCGACTCGTCCTTGCGTACCGACCCGACGTATTCAACGGCGACGACTTTCCGCCGGCCTGCCTCCCGACGCTGTACCTCACCCACGGCGCACGGACCCGACGCCCCGGAACCAACCCAGCTAATCACGCCGACGACGATTGGTACGTCACCCTCTACCTCGAGCCCGACGTCTCGGCGACGACGGAACGGTTCGCGAACAGAAACGACGCCCTCGAGTACACGCTTGCGCTCGCCACGGAATTCGACGACGGAGACGTCGACTACCGCGAGTTGTATCAGGTTCCTCGAGAGACGTACTTCGAACGGTTAGACGAACTCGTCGGCGAACAATAA